The sequence below is a genomic window from Fluoribacter dumoffii NY 23.
ACTGAATTATTAGCATTGGTGTCGGGCGACAATCATTTCAACCTATAAACAGGTAAACACAATTTATGAGTGATCTTCAAAAAAGAATTGGCGAAGCGACAGATCAACTGGAGCATGGTTCTAAAGACATTATTCTTGCATTACGTAACATTATGCAACAAATGGATTATCACTCCAGAAGGCTAAATAAACTGTACGGTTTAACAGTCCCCCAAGTTATTTGTTTATATGAAATTTATGAACAAGGCATAATGACAATATCTTCGCTTTCCAAAAGGGTCTATTTATCAATGAGCACTTTAGTCGGGGTTATTGATCGTTTAGAGGAAAAAAATTTCGTAAGCAGAACCCGAGATATTAAAGACAGGCGTAACATTTATATTGATATAACCCCAAAGGGTAAGGAATTTGTACAAGAAGCACCCTACCTTTTGCATAACCGCTTGAATGAAAACCTCAAGAATGTAACAAAAGAAGAGCAAAATATTATTTCTAATGCCCTTCACTTGTTGGTTAATTTTTTACGGGAGATCTAACCTCTCACCCTGCCGGAATTTTTTTTGCTGAAGCCATAGGGTGGAGTTCTGCCAGTAATTAAATGTCAATATTGTGATTCAAATTTGACGAACTGTTCTTCCAATTTCCATTGCAGTTTAGCCTTTGGGTTCGCATTTAGAAAATTCCGGCATGCGGGTGTTGTCTGGTCTTTTTCAGATATAATGGGGGTACAAGCATCATTCATTGCCGTGTATTGTGAATTTTGCCAAAGATTGTCACCCGGTAAAAATGCAAAATACAAACTGTTTCGGGCTAATTGTTTCAGAGTGCGGTAAGAAAGCTTTTGTTCTTCTACGGCACGCTCATATTGGCGAGTTAAAGGTTCGCGGCTTACTCCCTCATCATCAGTTGATAAGGCTACAGGCACTCCATATTCCAAATATAAAGCCAAGGGATGATTGTTTCCTTTGATGCCCAAAATATAATCGTTACTGCTTAAATTGACTTCAACCATTACTTCTTTTTGTGCCATTTTATTTAGTAATTCGTACACATTATGTTCGTATTTAATATCAACACCATGGCCAATTCGCTCTGCAGAAGCAGTTTCTACTGCTTCATAA
It includes:
- a CDS encoding MarR family winged helix-turn-helix transcriptional regulator: MSDLQKRIGEATDQLEHGSKDIILALRNIMQQMDYHSRRLNKLYGLTVPQVICLYEIYEQGIMTISSLSKRVYLSMSTLVGVIDRLEEKNFVSRTRDIKDRRNIYIDITPKGKEFVQEAPYLLHNRLNENLKNVTKEEQNIISNALHLLVNFLREI